Proteins encoded in a region of the Diospyros lotus cultivar Yz01 chromosome 9, ASM1463336v1, whole genome shotgun sequence genome:
- the LOC127809557 gene encoding uncharacterized protein LOC127809557 has product MNGLWLELDHYQNIKMICSMDAATLNQIVERDRIFEFLAGLNLEFDRVRVQLLGREKLPSLNEVFAVVRSEENRRQVMLRESATDGSAMAVNKGEGTRPRSGRIEAQTQANGREGLWCTYCKKPRHTSDTCFKLHGKEAILNRSGGGFKNLVARNQVYLSHNEQEEDQPGVKAEADSSSNLTPCNAEEINKLKSFLKSMQDGSCSLTQLEIPGTKDRDEDWCC; this is encoded by the exons ATGAATGGTCTTTGGCTTGAATTAGACCACTACCAGAATATAAAGATGATTTGCAGCATGGATGCTGCAACCCTTAACCAAATAGTCGAACGGGATaggatttttgagtttttggctGGCCTTAACCTCGAATTTGATCGAGTAAGGGTGCAGCTACTTGGTCGGGAAAAACTTCCCTCTCTTAATGAGGTATTTGCTGTGGtaagaagtgaagaaaataggagGCAGGTGATGCTAAGGGAATCTGCCACTGACGGATCAGCAATGGCAGTGAACAAAGGAGAGGGGACACGGCCTAGATCTGGGCGAATAGAGGCTCAAACTCAAGCCAATGGAAGAGAGGGACTATGGTGCACTTATTGTAAGAAACCCAGGCATACCAGTGACACATGTTTCAAGCTTCATGGCAAAGAGGCTATCCTAAATAGGAGTGGAGGAGGATTCAAGAATCTGGTTGCAAGAAATCAGGTTTATCTATCACACAATGAGCAAGAGGAGGACCAGCCGGGAGTGAAAGCTGAGGCTGACAGCAGCTCAAATCTCACTCCATGTAATGCTGAAGAGATCAACAAGCTGAAGTCCTTCCTCAAATCAATGCAAGATGGATCCTGCTCTCTAACACAGTTGGAAATCCCAG GCACTAAAGACAGGGACGAGGATTGGTGTTGCTAA